A genomic region of uncultured Paludibaculum sp. contains the following coding sequences:
- a CDS encoding AAA family ATPase, with protein MGKVIAIANQKGGVGKTTTAINLAASLASNDLKILLIDMDPQGNCTTGVGISKEPGMPTIYDALMGAHSLAETIVNTDFDGLQLVPADKNLVAGNLDLVDMERREFRLRDALDAIKADFHYILIDCPPALDLLTVNSMVAADSVLVPIQCEFFALEGISQLIDTVERLKESLQPNLKLEGVLLTMYDERTNLTRQVAKDLRDFFKEEVFQTVIPRSIRLAEAPSFGKPILSYDVSSRGAESYIKLAKEILAHEQPTGSAA; from the coding sequence ATGGGCAAAGTCATCGCAATAGCAAACCAAAAAGGCGGGGTCGGCAAAACGACCACCGCCATTAACCTCGCGGCCTCCCTGGCCTCGAACGACCTCAAAATCCTCCTCATCGACATGGATCCCCAGGGGAATTGCACCACCGGGGTCGGCATCTCCAAGGAACCGGGCATGCCCACCATCTACGACGCCCTCATGGGCGCCCATTCCCTCGCCGAAACCATCGTCAATACCGACTTCGACGGCCTCCAACTCGTGCCCGCCGATAAGAACCTCGTCGCCGGCAACTTGGACCTCGTCGATATGGAACGCCGCGAGTTCCGCCTCCGCGACGCCCTCGACGCCATCAAGGCAGACTTCCACTACATCCTCATCGATTGCCCCCCGGCCCTCGACCTCCTCACCGTCAACTCCATGGTGGCAGCCGACTCCGTCCTCGTGCCCATTCAGTGCGAATTCTTCGCTCTGGAGGGGATTTCGCAGTTGATTGACACCGTCGAGCGCCTCAAAGAGTCCCTTCAGCCCAATCTGAAGCTCGAAGGCGTCCTTTTGACCATGTACGACGAGCGGACCAACCTCACCCGCCAAGTCGCCAAGGACCTCCGCGACTTCTTCAAGGAAGAGGTCTTCCAGACCGTCATCCCCCGCAGCATCCGCCTCGCCGAAGCCCCCAGCTTCGGAAAACCCATCCTGAGCTACGACGTCAGCTCCCGCGGAGCCGAAAGCTACATCAAACTCGCCAAGGAGATACTCGCTCATGAGCAACCAACCGGATCAGCCGCGTAA
- a CDS encoding ParB/RepB/Spo0J family partition protein: MSNQPDQPRKALGKGLSSLLPSNRSTAPAPAPVAPPPPAPEPASGPLQVEIELIDANPLQPRTVFQEERLSELSQSIKENGIIQPLVVRKSGTRYQLIAGERRLRASKLAGLVKVPVVVQDFADDRLMEITLIENIQREDLNPIEVAHAFERLAREFNLSHEQIAQRTGKERSTITNMLRLLRLPDPVQVLLAEQRLSMGHARAIVGLTSTDAQVEIANKTVSEGLSVRQVEKLVQKASTPHIDKEEEKKEEVRIDPNIKAALQELERTLGTRVRLVQRDENRGRLEIEYYSMDDLTRIYESIVGN; encoded by the coding sequence ATGAGCAACCAACCGGATCAGCCGCGTAAAGCCCTGGGCAAGGGTCTCTCGTCCCTTCTTCCATCCAACCGGTCCACTGCCCCGGCCCCCGCACCGGTTGCACCTCCTCCTCCGGCGCCCGAGCCCGCCAGCGGGCCGCTCCAGGTCGAAATCGAACTGATCGACGCCAATCCGCTGCAGCCGCGTACCGTCTTTCAGGAGGAGCGCCTCAGTGAGCTGTCCCAGTCCATCAAAGAGAATGGGATCATTCAGCCCCTGGTCGTCCGCAAGTCGGGCACCCGCTACCAGTTGATCGCTGGCGAGCGCCGCCTCCGCGCCTCCAAACTGGCTGGTCTCGTCAAAGTCCCCGTGGTCGTCCAGGACTTCGCCGACGACCGCCTCATGGAGATCACGCTCATCGAGAACATCCAGCGCGAGGATCTCAACCCCATCGAAGTCGCCCACGCCTTCGAACGCCTGGCTCGCGAGTTCAACCTCTCTCATGAGCAGATCGCTCAACGCACCGGCAAGGAGCGCAGCACCATCACCAACATGCTCCGCCTGCTCCGCCTGCCCGATCCCGTGCAGGTACTGCTGGCCGAGCAACGCCTGTCGATGGGACATGCCCGCGCCATCGTCGGTTTGACGAGCACGGATGCCCAGGTCGAGATCGCCAACAAGACGGTCTCCGAAGGGCTCTCTGTCCGCCAGGTCGAGAAGCTCGTCCAGAAAGCCTCCACCCCGCACATCGACAAGGAAGAGGAAAAGAAGGAAGAGGTTCGCATCGACCCGAACATCAAGGCGGCCCTGCAGGAATTGGAGCGCACCCTCGGCACCCGGGTCCGTCTTGTCCAGCGAGATGAGAATCGCGGCCGCCTCGAGATCGAGTACTACTCGATGGACGACCTCACCCGCATCTACGAAAGCATCGTAGGCAACTAA
- a CDS encoding ABC transporter ATP-binding protein, with translation MSLIQFQAVSKSYPIYSSPSDRLKELLTFNRRKFHEDFWALRDVSFEVPRGETFCIVGENGSGKSTLLQIVAGILTPTSGSAAVNGRVSALLELGSGFNPEFSGRDNVYLNAAILGFSSAQIDRVYRQIEEFAEIGDFINQPVKTYSSGMVVRLAFAVAIHVDPEILIVDEALAVGDIYFRQRCLRKVHELRAKGTTILFVSHAAGDVKALGDRTMWLDKGRVRELGDTDMVVAKYLAAMVEKDSGYLEVKHRERQERDGPVQAPEIVTTIPNIDFRYGDGRAEIIGIAVLDLYGRKLPLLEPRTETVVRISVRANTTLEMPNVGFMLRNHLGVDFAGTNTTREDIELPPMEPGDVYTVDFHLDIPDLYPSSFSFSPAIADGSLMNYQMCDWIDNAVSLQMSPGEGQVYGYLHLPCKVEVNSRLDGKSKMAEAQLG, from the coding sequence GTGAGCCTGATCCAATTCCAGGCCGTCTCCAAGAGTTACCCCATCTATAGCTCTCCGAGCGACCGACTCAAAGAGCTGCTCACGTTCAATCGCCGCAAGTTCCACGAGGACTTCTGGGCGTTGCGTGACGTGTCCTTCGAGGTTCCGCGCGGCGAGACGTTCTGCATTGTCGGCGAAAATGGCTCCGGCAAAAGTACCCTCCTCCAGATTGTTGCTGGCATTCTCACACCAACTTCCGGCTCCGCCGCCGTGAATGGGCGGGTTTCCGCTCTGCTGGAACTAGGCTCCGGCTTCAATCCCGAATTCTCCGGACGCGACAACGTCTACCTCAATGCCGCCATCCTAGGCTTCTCCTCCGCTCAAATCGATCGTGTCTACCGCCAGATCGAGGAGTTCGCCGAAATCGGCGACTTCATCAATCAGCCGGTCAAGACCTATTCCAGTGGCATGGTGGTCCGCTTGGCGTTTGCTGTCGCCATCCATGTCGACCCCGAGATTCTCATCGTCGACGAAGCCCTGGCGGTGGGGGACATCTACTTCCGGCAACGCTGCCTGCGGAAAGTCCATGAATTGCGCGCCAAGGGCACCACCATCCTCTTTGTGTCCCACGCCGCCGGCGACGTCAAGGCGCTCGGCGACCGCACCATGTGGCTGGACAAGGGCCGCGTGCGCGAGCTCGGCGACACCGATATGGTCGTCGCTAAGTATCTGGCCGCTATGGTGGAGAAAGATTCCGGCTACCTGGAAGTCAAACACCGCGAACGCCAGGAGCGCGACGGACCGGTCCAGGCGCCCGAAATCGTTACGACTATTCCGAACATCGACTTCCGGTACGGCGATGGACGCGCCGAAATCATCGGTATCGCCGTGCTCGACCTCTACGGCCGTAAACTGCCACTCCTGGAGCCCCGCACCGAGACAGTAGTCCGCATCAGCGTGCGCGCCAACACCACTCTTGAGATGCCGAACGTCGGTTTCATGCTTCGCAACCATCTGGGCGTCGACTTTGCCGGCACAAACACCACGCGCGAGGACATCGAACTGCCCCCCATGGAGCCCGGCGACGTCTACACCGTCGATTTCCACCTTGATATCCCCGATCTCTACCCTTCATCGTTTTCCTTCTCGCCGGCCATCGCCGACGGCAGCCTGATGAATTACCAGATGTGCGACTGGATCGACAACGCGGTTTCGCTGCAGATGAGCCCTGGCGAGGGGCAGGTCTATGGCTACCTGCACCTGCCCTGTAAGGTGGAAGTGAACTCCCGTCTCGACGGGAAGAGCAAGATGGCGGAGGCGCAACTTGGTTGA
- a CDS encoding methyltransferase domain-containing protein, which yields MVEFTGERLVPGQVDQDLLNEHLSRYAFAARLARHKRVLDIACGMGYGSFELSKHAAKVVGLDVSDEAVVAASERYQASNLQFLTAPAQHIPLDDQSFDLIVAFEVIEHLSDWDALLAEARRLLAPGGQFIVSTPNKEYYAETRREVGPNPFHVHEFEYGEFHAELSRFFPSVTMFLQNHVQAIAFHPTPGGAGLVAEVESGSIPAEPQTSHFFLAVCALAPQTGSPVYLYLPSSSNVLREREQHIAKLEAELAQKDSWMAELQQDHSRLHAAHEEQRAESLKTTNWALDLEKDLNEARQRVVQLQDEMETEQRAAREVVAAYEAKITELHDEFKAHIEARRDLDEQIEAKAAELAKCVELLDAAEASVTERTLWAQGLQQRVELLEKLVAAAQSSRWVRLGRRIGIGPDLQNS from the coding sequence TTGGTTGAGTTTACCGGAGAGCGGTTGGTGCCGGGCCAGGTCGATCAGGACCTGCTGAATGAACATTTGTCGCGTTATGCCTTCGCCGCCCGCCTGGCGCGGCACAAACGCGTACTCGACATCGCCTGCGGCATGGGCTACGGGTCGTTTGAACTGTCGAAACATGCCGCCAAGGTCGTCGGCCTGGACGTATCCGACGAAGCCGTGGTGGCCGCGAGCGAGCGCTATCAGGCGTCGAATCTTCAGTTTCTTACGGCGCCCGCCCAGCACATCCCGCTCGACGATCAATCGTTCGACCTCATCGTCGCCTTCGAGGTGATCGAGCATCTCAGCGATTGGGATGCCTTGCTGGCGGAGGCACGGCGGCTGCTGGCGCCCGGAGGCCAGTTCATCGTCTCGACGCCGAACAAGGAATACTACGCCGAGACCCGCCGGGAAGTGGGACCTAATCCCTTTCACGTCCATGAGTTCGAATACGGCGAGTTTCACGCCGAGTTGAGCCGGTTCTTCCCCTCGGTGACGATGTTCCTCCAAAATCACGTCCAGGCCATCGCCTTTCACCCGACGCCCGGAGGTGCGGGGCTGGTCGCCGAAGTGGAAAGCGGCAGCATCCCGGCCGAACCGCAAACCAGCCACTTTTTCCTGGCCGTTTGCGCCTTGGCGCCCCAGACCGGATCTCCGGTCTATCTCTACCTGCCCAGTTCCTCCAACGTCCTGAGGGAGCGCGAACAGCACATCGCCAAGCTGGAAGCCGAACTGGCGCAGAAGGATTCGTGGATGGCGGAACTTCAGCAGGACCACAGCCGGCTGCACGCCGCGCATGAGGAGCAGCGTGCGGAATCACTGAAGACCACCAACTGGGCGCTGGACCTTGAAAAGGATTTGAACGAGGCCCGGCAGCGCGTGGTGCAGCTTCAGGACGAGATGGAGACCGAGCAGCGGGCCGCTCGCGAAGTTGTCGCCGCATATGAGGCGAAAATCACCGAACTGCACGACGAGTTCAAAGCGCACATCGAGGCGCGGCGCGATCTCGATGAACAGATCGAGGCAAAGGCCGCCGAACTCGCGAAGTGCGTCGAGTTGCTCGATGCCGCGGAAGCCAGCGTGACCGAACGCACGCTCTGGGCGCAGGGCCTGCAACAACGTGTCGAACTCCTGGAGAAGTTGGTCGCCGCCGCCCAGTCCTCTCGTTGGGTTCGCTTGGGCCGCCGCATCGGTATTGGTCCGGATCTTCAGAATTCCTAA
- a CDS encoding glycosyltransferase, giving the protein MAATLVRIARQLPLAILSPLFVLLALPALWLTDVCWKLFGTRRTPQDTLPDTTAASVVIPNWNGKHLLEKYLPSVVTAMNGHPRNEVIVVDNGSTDGSADFLRDFFPTVRCIALPRNLGFGGGSNTGFREATNDIVVLLNSDMRVDAGFLQPLLDGFTNEKVFAVSCQIFFSDPHKRREETGLTQAWWSQGALRVRHYDDPNIDRPFPCFYGGGGSCAFDRRKFLELGGFDHVMKPFYLEDTDLGFMAWKRGWQVLYQPHSKVWHEHQGTIGKKFSRNYIESVVAKNFLLFAWKNIHEPARLANHFLYAWSGALLSLLAGESRERASLSGLGRALLQLPGAMATRWRARSLAVVGDSEALRRPMGGYFRDRFQEVQTNPERLNVLFLSPYSICPPIHGGGVFMYEAVKQLGQISNLHVLALIDDPKERQAHASIVPYTKSVEFVVRLEGQPKGIGALTPFAVREFFDREVEWLLHRQIFLREIDVVQVEYTNMGQYAGPYNRIVWALFEHDVYFQSIGRTMKSFSPSGRVKAFMEYLRAMRYELQLLPRMDEIQTCTQENTNYLLSFLPQLKDRIHHHLRAGIDTSGYEFSPRPRRPKTMLFMGSFRHLPNQAALRWFLREVMPHVLEQEPEARLMVIGSDPPAAHTVPAFNGAVQLVGFVENIRQPLAEYAVFICPILSGSGVRVKLLEAFAAGIPTVSTRIGAEGLGEEDGLHCALADDPREFAAKIIQLFQDPEGAAAMAERARQFVSEHRDIGRMTQALEATYRSVLAAKQQR; this is encoded by the coding sequence ATGGCTGCCACCTTGGTTCGAATCGCCCGACAGCTCCCTCTGGCTATTCTGTCGCCGCTTTTTGTTCTCCTCGCACTGCCCGCTTTATGGCTGACCGATGTTTGCTGGAAGCTCTTCGGCACCCGCAGGACTCCACAAGACACCCTCCCGGACACCACTGCCGCCAGCGTCGTCATTCCTAACTGGAACGGCAAGCATCTGCTGGAGAAATACCTGCCCAGCGTGGTGACCGCCATGAACGGGCATCCGCGCAACGAGGTGATCGTAGTCGACAACGGTTCGACTGACGGCAGCGCCGACTTCCTGCGTGATTTCTTCCCCACGGTTCGCTGCATCGCACTGCCGCGAAACCTGGGTTTCGGTGGCGGTTCGAATACCGGCTTTCGCGAAGCCACGAACGACATTGTCGTCCTGTTGAACAGCGACATGCGCGTGGATGCTGGCTTCCTCCAACCCCTGCTCGACGGCTTCACTAACGAGAAGGTCTTCGCAGTCTCCTGCCAGATCTTCTTCAGCGATCCGCATAAGCGCCGGGAGGAGACCGGACTCACCCAGGCATGGTGGAGCCAGGGTGCCCTGCGCGTCCGTCACTATGACGATCCCAACATCGACCGGCCCTTTCCGTGCTTCTATGGCGGCGGCGGGTCGTGCGCCTTCGATCGCCGTAAGTTTCTGGAACTGGGTGGCTTCGACCATGTGATGAAGCCCTTTTACCTGGAAGACACGGACCTCGGCTTCATGGCTTGGAAACGCGGCTGGCAGGTCCTGTACCAACCCCATAGCAAGGTCTGGCACGAGCACCAGGGCACCATCGGCAAGAAGTTCTCCCGCAACTACATTGAAAGCGTCGTCGCCAAGAACTTCCTTCTGTTTGCCTGGAAGAACATTCACGAGCCCGCGCGCCTGGCCAATCATTTTCTCTACGCCTGGTCTGGAGCATTGCTCAGCCTGCTGGCTGGCGAATCCCGCGAACGAGCGAGCCTCTCCGGCTTGGGCCGTGCGCTTCTCCAACTGCCCGGCGCCATGGCCACCCGCTGGCGGGCCCGTTCGCTGGCGGTGGTTGGTGACTCCGAAGCACTCCGGCGTCCCATGGGTGGCTACTTCCGTGACCGTTTCCAGGAGGTCCAAACCAACCCGGAGAGGTTGAACGTTCTCTTCCTGTCTCCCTATTCCATCTGTCCACCCATTCACGGCGGCGGCGTATTCATGTACGAAGCCGTCAAGCAGTTGGGCCAGATCTCTAATCTGCACGTCCTAGCGTTGATTGACGACCCTAAGGAGCGGCAAGCCCATGCCTCCATCGTGCCGTACACCAAGTCGGTGGAGTTCGTCGTCCGGCTGGAAGGCCAGCCCAAGGGGATCGGCGCCCTTACTCCCTTCGCCGTCCGCGAGTTTTTCGATCGTGAGGTGGAATGGCTGCTCCACCGTCAGATCTTCCTGCGCGAGATCGATGTGGTCCAGGTGGAGTACACCAATATGGGTCAATATGCCGGCCCGTACAACCGGATCGTCTGGGCGCTATTCGAACACGACGTTTATTTTCAGTCGATTGGCCGAACCATGAAAAGCTTCAGTCCTTCGGGCCGGGTGAAAGCCTTCATGGAGTATCTGCGCGCCATGCGCTATGAACTACAACTGCTGCCGCGCATGGACGAGATCCAGACTTGCACGCAGGAGAACACAAACTACCTCCTGTCGTTCCTGCCGCAGTTGAAAGACCGCATCCATCACCATCTGCGTGCTGGAATCGATACCAGTGGCTATGAGTTCAGCCCGCGGCCGCGCCGGCCAAAGACGATGCTGTTCATGGGCAGCTTCCGCCACCTGCCGAATCAGGCGGCATTGCGTTGGTTTCTGCGCGAGGTCATGCCCCACGTTCTCGAACAGGAGCCCGAAGCCCGGCTGATGGTAATCGGGTCCGATCCACCGGCCGCGCACACCGTGCCCGCCTTCAACGGGGCGGTGCAACTGGTCGGGTTTGTGGAGAACATTCGGCAGCCGCTGGCCGAGTACGCGGTGTTCATCTGCCCCATCCTGAGCGGATCGGGCGTGCGCGTGAAACTCCTTGAGGCCTTTGCCGCGGGAATCCCGACGGTCTCAACAAGAATTGGGGCTGAGGGGTTGGGCGAGGAAGACGGACTGCATTGCGCACTGGCTGACGACCCTCGCGAGTTCGCGGCCAAGATCATCCAGCTATTCCAGGATCCAGAAGGCGCCGCCGCCATGGCCGAACGGGCCCGGCAGTTTGTGTCCGAACATCGGGACATCGGACGGATGACCCAGGCGCTCGAGGCCACCTACAGGTCGGTCCTGGCAGCCAAACAACAGCGTTAG
- a CDS encoding glycosyltransferase family 2 protein, with protein MYKNLSITVVIPCLNEEQGIEKVLSRMPEFVDEVIVVDNGSTDRTADVARGFGAQVIREDVRGYGRSYKKGFSLATSDVIVTLDGDHSYPPDAISYLLEAYLHLEADFLNASRFPVRDRHAMSFKHKFGNLVLTLTMSLLFFRWIHDSQSGMWVFSRKILKDMVLESDGMAFSEEIKIEALLHPTARFEEISIMYTSRLGEIKLNPWRDGFQNLIFLLKKRFARR; from the coding sequence GTGTACAAGAATCTGAGCATCACAGTTGTCATCCCGTGCCTGAATGAAGAGCAGGGTATCGAGAAAGTATTGAGCCGAATGCCGGAATTCGTCGACGAGGTGATCGTTGTCGACAACGGATCCACCGACCGCACAGCCGACGTGGCCCGCGGTTTCGGCGCCCAGGTGATCAGGGAAGACGTCCGCGGGTATGGCCGCAGCTATAAAAAGGGCTTCTCGCTGGCCACCAGCGACGTCATCGTGACTCTCGACGGGGATCACAGCTACCCGCCCGACGCCATCAGCTACCTTCTCGAGGCCTACCTGCACCTCGAGGCCGACTTCCTGAACGCTTCGCGCTTCCCGGTGCGCGACCGTCATGCAATGAGCTTCAAGCATAAGTTCGGCAACCTCGTGCTCACCCTCACGATGTCGCTGTTGTTTTTCCGCTGGATTCACGATTCACAGAGCGGTATGTGGGTCTTCAGCCGTAAGATTCTAAAGGACATGGTTCTCGAGTCGGACGGCATGGCATTCTCCGAGGAGATCAAGATTGAAGCTCTGCTGCACCCCACCGCGCGGTTTGAGGAGATCTCCATCATGTATACCTCCCGGCTGGGCGAGATCAAATTGAACCCCTGGCGGGACGGATTCCAGAATCTGATCTTTCTCCTCAAGAAACGGTTCGCCAGACGGTGA